A portion of the Chroicocephalus ridibundus unplaced genomic scaffold, bChrRid1.1 SCAFFOLD_37, whole genome shotgun sequence genome contains these proteins:
- the TSPAN9 gene encoding tetraspanin-9 isoform X2 translates to MARGCLCCLKYMMFLFNLIFWLCGCGLLGVGIWLSVSQGNFATFSPSFPSLSAANLVIAIGTVIMVTGFLGCLGAIKENKCLLLSFFIVLLIILLAELILLILFFVYMDKVSESAKNDLKEGMKLYNSENNVGLKNAWNIIQAEMKCCGVNDFTDWYPVLGENTVPDRCCTENSQDCGRNSTELVWKTGCYERVMTWFDENKHVLGSIGMCILIMQILGMAFSMTLFQQIHRTGKKYDA, encoded by the exons TTATGTGGCTGCGGTCtgctgggtgtgggcatctggcTGTCAGTGTCGCAAGGAAACTTCGCCACATTTTCTCCTAGCTTTCCATCGCTTTCAGCTGCCAACCTAGTCATTGCCATTGGCACGGTCATCATGGTGACAGGCTTTCTGGGCTGTCTAGGTGCTATCAAGGAAAACAAGTGCCTCCTGTTGAGT ttTTTCATCGTTTTGCTGATAATTCTCCTGGCAGAGCTGATATTACTCATATTGTTCTTTGTTTATATGGACAAG GTCAGTGAGAGTGCAAAGAATGATTTGAAGGAAGGTATGAAGCTATACAATTCAGAAAATAATGTTGGACTGAAAAATGCATGGAATATCATTCAAGCAGAG ATGAAATGCTGTGGTGTGAATGACTTTACGGATTGGTACCCAGTGCTGGGAGAAAACACTGTCCCAGACCGATGTTGTACAGAAAACTCCCAAGACTGTGGACGGAACTCCACCGAATTAGTGTGGAAAACG gGCTGTTATGAGAGAGTTATGACCTGGTTTGATGAGAATAAGCATGTTCTTGGTTCAATTGGGATGTGCATCCTCATAATGCAG attcTTGGCATGGCCTTCTCCATGACACTCTTCCAGCAGATTCACAGGACTGGCAAAAAATATGATGCCTAA